GAAAGCGGCCATAGGCGGAAGGATGATCGCCCCAGCTTCTGCAGCCAGCGTCATATTCCGCAGATGGATAAGATTGAGCGGACTCTCCCGGGGTACCAGGATTAATCTTCTCTCTTCCTTCAGCATCACATCCGCCGCCCGCAGGATAAGATTCTCACTCATCCCATGGGCGATGCCCGCCAGGGTCTTCATGCTACAGGGAATGATGACCATCCCTGCCGTGGGAAAAGAGCCGCTCGAAATGGGCGCCGATAAATCGTCCACCGCATAGCATTTGCTGGCCAGCTTCCTCACTTCTGCCGGTGAATAATCGGTCTCCAGAGCGATGGTCTTTTCAGCCCAGTTGCTGATCACCAGGTGGGTGGCAACTGATTTTTCGCGCAAAACCTGGAGCAGGCGAATACCGTAAATCGCTCCCGTCGCTCCCGTCGCTCCCGTCATGGCAATGATAAGTGGTTTCATGGCTTTAGGTAGTCCTGAATTTTAATATTTTCAAGTCCGGGGATCCGGACCTTCTCAAAACGCTCTCTTGGGCCCAGAGGCCTGGTGGCATCCATCCCCATCTTGGCGGTCAAGCCCGACAGCGAGCAGGAAGGGTCCAGCTCATTGCCTCTGGCCCCGGAAATTACCACCAGATCCCGGTCAACTTGGAATCGAGTGGCCACCGCCCACTCCACTTCTCGGAGGTTAAAAGGGTCTACGTCCTCATCCACTACCGTAACCAGCTTGATATCACGGCAGCTGTTTAGGCCAGCCAAGATGGCCTTCTTCCCGTCCTCTTCATGATCCTTCCGGATGCATACGACCGCGTGAAATTTTCCGGAGCCGGAAGGCGTGACGTGTACAGCTTTGGTTCCGGGCACGTAGCTCTTGACCGCCTGGTAAACCACAGGCTCATAAGGAATGGCCAGGAGCAAATGATGCTCAGGGGTAAAGGGAAGGA
The Deltaproteobacteria bacterium genome window above contains:
- a CDS encoding UbiX family flavin prenyltransferase, with the translated sequence MKPLIIAMTGATGATGAIYGIRLLQVLREKSVATHLVISNWAEKTIALETDYSPAEVRKLASKCYAVDDLSAPISSGSFPTAGMVIIPCSMKTLAGIAHGMSENLILRAADVMLKEERRLILVPRESPLNLIHLRNMTLAAEAGAIILPPMAAFYFKPKSISDLVDHLVGKALDLLGAEHHLFPRWGG